In Corylus avellana chromosome ca8, CavTom2PMs-1.0, the genomic stretch AGCAGTGCAACTTGCCTCAAATTTTGATTTCCCTCCCTCATCCTTGAAGGTGATTCTTTGGTTACCATTCTTGCCATTAACTCTCCCCACCTTGCCACTGAATGGGCCTCTGCCCAAGCTCTTGCCGACATCAACCAGCAGCTCCATCTCTTCCCCAGCTAGACTGCCTTGAAGTCATCACGATGTGATAATTCTTGTGCACACCATATCGCCAAATAGGCCACTTCGAACCTAGTATTTTGAAGCATTCCCAATCATTCTTCCATTTTATGTTATTTACGTTTTAGGCGCGGAAAAGACCCTCCCTTGTAACCCATTTTCCTTAAAttgagtaggaaaaaaaaaaaacccttaccTTACCTAGCAAGTTTAGTCCAAATTCAAATCTAAatgcaaattcaaattcaagttAAATGCAAGagatattttcttaattaagatAAGATTGTCTAATCATCATGATGAAATCCTATACTATTTAAACCATATGATCTGTGCATCTTGGAGAATTCACCCCAACCATTGATCAAATGTGGTAGAGGATATGCTAGCCATCTATtcctttataaaataataattaaaaaaaaaaaaaaaaaaaagagagagagaagtgtgaAGTGAAAGAGAAGGTGGGAGTGAAAGAGAATTAGGAAGTTGTCCCAAAGTTTTGCTGTTGTCTTGCAAAAAGGTCCTTGGTATGTTTCTATACATGAAATGTATTTGATTGTGTTTAAGTACTATTTCATTTCATGATGATTTGGTATTTAAATTAACTTCAATATTTACATTGATTATACAATTGCTACTTAATTTTATACTTAATCTTTGTATTTGATTGTGTTTAAATACTGAAACATCAACGTCAATCTTTCCATTGATCAtagaaatgttacttttatgtTTAGATATTTGTATTTGCCTTTGCAATAGAGTCTTACCATTGCAAAAAGAGACTTCTCGTCTCAAGAGAATTGggaaatttcaaatattttcattGAATTATATACCACCTTCCTTgcatagaaaataataataataataaaaaatttaccaaCTTATTGGataactcaaataaaaaataaaatagatatgGCTAAGAAAGAAACAGAGGATAGGAAGATAAACGATTGACAACAAAATATTTCTAGAGCTAataatttcatatttatatatctattttttatttttaaagctttagcctttttttttatcGTTTAAGAAGCAAGACAAACGCCactacaataattaaatttcaagCAACGATTTTAGAATATGAAAACCCATTGAACAAAACTGAATAAATTGACGGCAGacgtgaaaaaataaattacaagttacatttatatattttaaacgataattaatttttttaaaattatttatttatttagttaattatattatttagtatttttaataaattatttttcaactcCGTCTTTTAAAATTTGTCCTTGTGAACAAAAATCCTGGCTCTGCCACTTCTTCCAAATGAGATTGTTGGATCATTgaatctaattaattttaagacaAGCATTTAGATAGATCCTTGAAATAATCACCATAAgggaagaaaatattttcaagctGCAAAAGTTTTTCTTAacacacaaaataaatcaaaaaagaaaatacatgaaATTACAAATCTCTAGTCTCTCTAAAAGAACAATCTTGATTGTCAAGGACACAATGTATGCTTCTTAGTCATGAATGATGGAGTGAATTAGTATGAAGGCCTCGTCGGTTGTGGGAGTCACATCATCTACTCATGAAGATAACATCACAATGTCAATCTTTTGTGGCAAATTCATTCAATTTCTCTAATATATACTTATAATTATTCTTGCTAacgtattaattaaataattcaattcaTCATATTTTAACGGTGATTTAACattatataaggaaaaaaattctaagTTTGAACACGAACTCTATAACCCTATTTGGATCTTAATTGTTAGTTGTAGCTGTGTGATCTTTATCTTGAACTTGAACTTGGAGATTATCTTGAGATTTATCCTTAACAATCCATGTAAGGTTTTGACGTGGCTTTCAAGAACCACCATCACCTCCTTTAGGGTGAGAAACACGCTCATATCGCTTCGAGTGCTTGCGCACTGACGGAAGGATCCCAGAGCGTATGAGGTGCCCTCATTGTTATTCTATTTTTGTCGAAAAGCTCTCTCGTGATGCGTCAATTTGTTCAATTAATTGTTTTCCATAGCAATCGAACGACCCACAACCGTAATACGCTAGTTTTTGCTCCACCCAATGACGTCCCTGTTCAGCAATGCACCTGGGCTGACAGAATTACACGTGGCATCATCCTGGGAGGCCATGTCTTCTCTATGATGAACGGCTAAGATGATGGATGAATTTAACTTACACTGTCATTTAGTGAAATCAATACTTAGAATGTTGTGGAAAAGGAGCTTGTTGGTCTATCTCCTCGGGCTCTCACTTGAATATCTAGAATTAGCCTTGGGTTCCCACGATTGAAGGGTTTAAGCCTCATCCAAACCCCCTCCCTTTCCCCCATCACAAACCTCACAGTGGCAGACCTTATCTCCTCCCTCCAAAGAAGCTGGAACTGTATCACAGGAACCAACCCTTCATCAGATCCCTTTTTGACCCCAACTCTTCATCAAACATTTTGGACATACACCTCTCCCAAAGGCCAACTATAGATAGGTTGATTTGGACTCCATCTCCCTTGGGCAATTTCATTGTAGAATCAGCTTTTGAAGTAGACAACCCTCCTCCATTCCCTTCCCCCCTTTTGTTGGCTGATTGGAATGATTTGTGGAGCCTCAAAATTCAACATAGGCTCAAGCACCTTCTCTGGAAGATCACATGGAATATTCTCCCTTTGAGAACTAATATTTTTAAGTATTATCCTTAGGTTTCTCACAATCAAAAATCTTGTGTCATTTGCCGAGGTCCATATGAGAGCATACATCATATCTTCCGCTCTTGCCCCTTTGCAAATATGGATGAACATTGCCTGGCCTCTCAACATTGACAGCTTTGCTTCTCTCCCAACTGGAAGCTGGACGAAGGCCCTGCTTAAGCCCACCTCTCTACACGGCATTCCTAGAAGAGCTGTATTTAATTTTCAGTTTAATGCCTTGGTTACTATGGATAACATTTGTTTGGCCATGAACAAGCTTGTGCACAAAGGAACCACTCCGGATCTCAAATCAGTCCTAAAGCTCATCAACAACTTAGTTTCCCACCACATTGCTACCTGGAAGTCAAAGACGGACTGGGTGGATGATTGGTCTCCCCATTCTAGGGGATATCTCCAAGCAAATTTCGATGTGGCTATCAAACCTCGATTCGTAGTTGTTGTTGCAATTCTTAGAGACAACCATGATGAGATCCTTGCCGCTTGCTCCCAAGGCTCCCCCACATGGACGCAAATGAGGGTGAGGCCAAAGCTACTCTCCTAGCAGTGCAACTTGCGTCAAATTTTGGCTTTCACCCCTCATCCTTGAAGGTGATTCTCTGGTCACCATTCTTGCCATTAACTCTCCCCACCTTGGCACTGAATGGGCCTATGCCCAAGCTCTTGCTTACATCAACTAGCAGCTCCATCTCTTTCCGAGCTAGATTGCCTTGAAGTCATCACGATGTGCTAATTTCTGTGCACACCATATTGTTAAATGGGCCACTTCGAACCAAGTATTTGGAAGCATTTCCAATCATTCTCCCATTTTATGTTCTTTACGTTTTAAGAGCGGGAAAAACCTCCCTTGTAACCCATTTTCCttatattgaataaaaaaataaaaagaaaaaacttaccTTACCTAGCAAGTTTAGTCCAAATTCAAATCTAAatgcaaattcaaattcaagttAAATGCATGAGATAGGAGATGCTAGCCAACCATtcctttataaaataataattataaaaaaaatgaagaagaagaagaagaagaagaagagaagagagaagtgGGAAGTGAAAGAGAATTAGGAAGTTGTCCCAAAGTTTGTTGTTATCTTGCAAAAGGGTCCTTGGAATGTTTCTATGCATGAAATGTATTTGATTGTGTTTAAGTACTATCTCATTTCATTTCGGTATTTAAATGAATTTCAATATTTACATTGATGATACAATTGCTACTTAATCTTTGTATTTGATTGTGTTTAAATCAtgcaaatgttacttttatgtTTAGATATTTGTATTTGCCTTTGCAGTAGTCTTACTATTGCCATAAGAGACTTCTCGTCTCAAGAGAATTGGAAAATTTCAAATGTTTTCATTGGATTATATACCACCTTCcttgcataaaaaataaaataaaataaaataaattaccaaCTTAATGgataactcaaaaaaaaaaaattaaataaatagatatGGCTAAGAAAGAAACAGAGGATAAGAAGATAAACGATTGACAACAAAATATTTCTAGAGCTAataatttcatatttatatatctatttttttaaaagctttagcgttttttttcatttaagtaGCAAAGGCAAATGCgattacaataattaaatttcaagCAACAATTTTAGAATATAAAAACCCATTGAACAAAACTGAATAAATTGACGGCAGgcgtgaaaaaataaattacatgttacatttatatattttaaacaataattaattttttaaaattatttatttagttagttaattatattgtttagtatttttaataaattatttttcaactcCGTCTTTTAAAATTTGTTCATGTGAACAAAAATTCTGGCTCCGCCCCTGCTTCCAGATGAGATTGTTGGTTCATTgaatctaattaattttaagacaAGCATTTAGATAGATCCTTGAAATAATCAccacaaggaaataaaatatttcaaaactGCAGAAGGTTTTCTTAACATACAAAATAAATCACAAAGAAAATAGATGGAATTGCAAATCTCTCAAGTCTCTCTAAAAGAACAATCCTTATTGTCAATGACACTATGCTTCTTAGTCATGAATGATGGAGTGAATTAGTATGGAGGCCTCGTCGGTCGTGGGAGCCACATCATCTGCTCATGAAGATAATATCACAATGTCAATCTTTTGTGCAAAATTCATTGAATTTCTCTAATATATACTTATAATTATTCTTactaaagtattaattaaataattcaattcaTCATATTTGAACATGAACTCTATAACCCTATTTGGATCTTAATGGTTACATATAAGATTTTGAGTCCACACATTAACAAagtatcaaaatattaattaaataattaacttcATAATTTCTTATGAACTAATAATTTATCAATTAAGGCAAAAGAATCAACCCAAGATAAATTAAAGCCACTTCCAAAGCCTACAAACTGCTGTTATCTCCCTTATCAAGTTTCATATTTGACAGAATCCCATAACAATGTTGAAATATCAAATCATATATGATAAAGATTTTAAAAGGTTGTAaatggagtaaaaaaaaaaaaatgcctaaaAGGATTTACCTTGAAGTGGTGAAGGTAAGCGGGAAACAAGGTTTTCAATGacacctcctccaccaccaccctCATCTTCTGTCTTCCCTTGTTTGAGCAATCCACCATTTCCATCAAAAGCTTCCACTTTCCCTACTTTTGGACTTATGGGAGAGACCAAGTTGGAGATGAGATGGCTTATAAGCCCACCTCCGCCTCCCTTGGCCttatcttcatcttcaacctcacTCACATTaatgcttctcttcttttcatcatcttctttttcttcttcttcttccctccctcctcccctccctCCTCCAGACACCAAGTTGCAGAGAAGATGGTTTATGAATCCAGTACTTGGCCTATCCTGATCATCATCTCCTCTTGGACTGAGATTCATCGGATCTATCACAACATCTTCCATCTCTCTCCCTTtcagtttttccttttcttttttttttttttttttttctctctctctctctctcttttgggtTATCTCTCTTGGCTTGATATATAAAATCTGTTTTGGCCAAAAGCAAGAGACAGGACAAACGTCTGCGAGGCAGGAGACGATCCATAGGGAAGGTGTGATCTCCTAACACGTATTGTGTAGCTGCAGTCTCATGAAAGGCTTTCGGCCTATTACAAGACGACGCGTTGCACCTTGTTGAATATATCAAGCAAAGTCGGTGGGAAATGCATGTGCCTTAGCCTTAAGGAATCATTAGTTTCGAATGATTTgctacacaaaaataaaaagagaatgatttttgGTACACAATTTGCATTTCTTTAGGGATtggaatttttaaattatataataataataataataataataataatacaagaaTTAATGttacatttatcatttttttttttaaagttaattcTGAAGTGATGTGTTACTTTGACATTAGATACtgatacatttttcaaaataatatattttgtgaGATGGTGACACACCACTTAAAACTAacttttagagagaaaaaaaaaatgataagtgtagcatttttctaataattAGGAATGCTAGGTTTACAactaaatttcattaaaaaaaaaaaaaaaaattacaacatgatAAAGCATAACGTGATTAGAAATAAGATAAATTCAGCTTTTGAAAAGcttaatcatattgtgccacatcatgttataaaaattatttataaacctaacatctcaaaaaaaaaaaaaacgacttgTGGAGGCACGTAGCGCTAGTTTGGTGGAGTTGGGATGAGGCTACACAGATCCGAAGAATTCTTAGTCTACAATATGACAGAGAATCAGAAGCATACAATATGGCATAAATATTTCtgtaaaaataagaaaatgatattacaatgaaaataaatgCAGACTACTCAAAAAGCTGGATATGAGAATAACTAAGAGCAACGGAGTTTAGAGCTTACTATAATGTTTGAAAAGTGAGATGTTTCTTGTGCCTAAGATCCTTCAAGTTTTATAAGTTGACTCCCTAGCATATTCCGtttatttcgacgtaaaataatttttatttttgatacgacaaaaaataataatcaacaaaaaatatttttagtttaaccgaaaaaacttttttaatttccgtaaaaaggttttctttttaaaaaccaaaaacatttttcaagttCAATGGCAGTGCTCAAAATATACAAggttttcttgtatacttaTTATGCTCATCAATTTTGGGTTCTCAATGTGTATGTATCCAAAGAGAGGCTCCACTAAAAGCATTAACAGTCAAATTGAATTAATATATCATCTTGGTTGATCTCCATCCTCAAATCAATAATGGGGCATAACAATCCACAAAACCAACACTTGTTATTACATCTAAAATTTCAACTTGATAATGATGAATCAACAATGAGTAGAACATAAGTGATACAGATTTATCatgatttacaaaaaaaatttctgcttGGGGAACTGGGAGGTTCTAATCAAGACTCATTTATCTTTCAACCTTTCTGAATCACCCTGAGCTTAGCACTCCTACACCGGCGGTTCAATCTCTCTTCCTCCTCGGATGGTGTTATTGGTCTCTTTGTGAGGATTGTTCCACCACAGCCCTGTATCATTTGTCTAATCCAAGCTTCTTTTTCATCATTGTCATTTCTGATCTTTCTCAATTCACTTCTATGCCTCTCTTCTTCATCCCCATCACCCTCACTGCTGTTGATGATATCAAGGAATGTTTGTTTTACAATTCTGTCCTCCAAGCTGTGGAAAGAGATGACAGCAAGCCTACCCCCGGGTGCAAGGCAATCAAAACAAGAATAGAGGGAATCCTCCAATGTCTTCAGTTCATCGTTAACGGCAATCCTCAGAGCTTGAAACACTCTGGTTGCCGTCTTTATCCAACCTTGCCTCCCTCCTGTAGCAATTGAATTAAATACTAACTTTATGCTTTTCTTATTGTTAATGGAGATAGTTGTTGAATCCCCTTGTTATGGATAGAGATATGGGAAATGGTATACAGTAGACACATATGCGTGTCAAGCAAAGGTATCATAAATTAAGAAGGGGTATATAAGGCAAGGCCACAAGAAAATCTCAATGGAAGAATGGTAAGAGCACTACCTCTTCTCCAAGGAGTTGCATTCTGAATAAGATCTACTAGTTGGCCAGTTGAATGCAACCCACCTTGTAATCGAGCTTTAACAATTTTATCCTGAAGAGAGCGCCAATTGCTTTCTTCCCCATATTCCCGCAAGATTCGCCCCAGTTCAGTATCTGGCCAAGAATTTAGAATGTCTTCAGCATTCAAACTTGCCTGCCAGAAGCCTGTTACAATCAGTTAAATCAAACACAAATTCAAAATGACTATTTTAGCAAGTAAACATAGGAACCGCCAAGGCCATTCACTCATTCCCCAGCAAACAGTTATATCGAATTACAAGGAGATAATATGCAGGGTGGTAAAGACATGTATATTGAAAAGGGAAACAGAAAACTGTCAATGAGATTTCTAGCATTGCAAAATGTGGTTCAGAAGTCCACAAATCCAGCTACAACCTACGTGATATATTGATGAG encodes the following:
- the LOC132190497 gene encoding uncharacterized protein LOC132190497 isoform X1, whose translation is MEDVVIDPMNLSPRGDDDQDRPSTGFINHLLCNLVSGGGRGGGREEEEEKEDDEKKRSINVSEVEDEDKAKGGGGGLISHLISNLVSPISPKVGKVEAFDGNGGLLKQGKTEDEGGGGGGVIENLVSRLPSPLQDDVAPTTDEASILIHSIIHD
- the LOC132190497 gene encoding uncharacterized protein LOC132190497 isoform X2, translated to MEDVVIDPMNLSPRGDDDQDRPSTGFINHLLCNLKRSINVSEVEDEDKAKGGGGGLISHLISNLVSPISPKVGKVEAFDGNGGLLKQGKTEDEGGGGGGVIENLVSRLPSPLQDDVAPTTDEASILIHSIIHD